A segment of the Paramisgurnus dabryanus chromosome 5, PD_genome_1.1, whole genome shotgun sequence genome:
AAATTACAGCAGAGTGTTAAGATCTAAGAAACAaatattatttacattatgCCAGTTAACAGTGTATAACCATGCACACAGAGTggataatctttttttttaactgattaCATTTGAACTTACATTACAAATTACTAATTTGCAACAAAGAGCAAAcgagagagggagaaagagagagagagagagacttaccAAAATGCACAGCTATATCTGGTACATTGTCTTTACTGAGGAAACTCAATACCAAGAAAAGGCAAATCAGCAAAACCAGATTGACAAGCGTATTTGATTTCTTGTCTGTTTGAACAaacacaaactgacacatataaacatataaaaattGAAATTATTTAGGCCAAGGATCATTCATCCAGTCAACTTCAGTCTGTACTGGTAAGTACAACATAAAAAGTCTCTTAAAATTCTTCTTAAGTGCTCAGCTGTAGTTGACGTAATTGTAGTTAAAGTTTGGCTTTAGGTGTTTGCTCCAAAAGGGTCTTCATGTCCAAAAGAGCATTTTCTAGAGCTTGGGCCATTAGTGCTGCATTAGTGTCCTGACAGCTGTTGAAGGCAGAGACCGCAAAGTTTATATGGGAGTCCTTGGGGTTGTAGCACACGCCGTATCCGTCTTGTACCACCGGGCCGAAGCACATCACACAGTTGGTTTTAGCTGGCACCTGGGTGAGTTGAAGCGAACAAATGGATagaactaaataaaaactaaagcaGCACATTTAAGCAGCATCTTTTAATCagataatttaaataaaaaaaaaaagcatAGTTTTATTAACAGATCATATGCTTAGTGGTTTTAGGTTGTGTGTCTACcaaagcgttttttttttcaattgtttGCTATGTGAGTGCCACGTTTTTATAAAACGCTGGCAGCTGTCGAGGCGGCAGCGTTTCGCGTTTCCACTcagctgtccaatcacagtagaGAATAGGTGGGACAAGTTCCACAGCATCCATGCACCGTacaatgactgataaacaaaacagaaggatcatagcaaccaaagcactCAGTTGAAGGAACTGCACCAAATGTGCCCACAGTCTCCATCTTATAAGAGCGGCAGGcgttttcagctgtgtttaaatgctttggtggACACACGGCCTTAGTGCTTTTGCTTTACAGCACAGTTAATAGTACATTCACAAAACTCAATGCAAGTTTGTTTTGCAAATAAAGGGTTCGATTACATGCATAGCAGTTTCACCTGTTGTAGGACACTAACTGTGGAGGATTTTAATAATAGCTCTATTGGGCAGTACCTGGCTGGTGGAGAGTTTGTAATGTAGTGACGCAGCATATGAAGGATCCATGAAGACTTCTGGTAGGGCAGACAGGTCCTCTGTAGCCTGCAATTTCAATCCAAGCAAATGTCTGTCGATGGCTTGACCTCGGATCGCCTGATGAATAGAAAAGATGCAGAATAGTTGTAAAGCACAATGCCACACTTATAATGACTGATAGTCTGATAGATGCAGTGTGCATTTACTCACCATATCTGTATAATCTCTGTGAGCTTTAATGGCTTTCTCCAGAAGAGCCACTTTCTCTGTGTTCTGTCAATCAAAATGACAGTGTCACTCAAACAAGAAAGCTGGATTTATGTATCAACATGTTCACTTTCAAGCTGTCTGTAATAATGTCATATATTATCTCTTACTTAATGTTTATGCTAACAATGTATGCTTGTgcaaaaaacagatttaaaaatgttgagttttataTTGACAATGCTCGTTTAGTTGATATCAACATTTAAATGGTGAATATGATTTTAAATCATacatttataaagggaacacaCCTGTTTAGTCGAGTCATCCATGGCCTTTACAAACCTGGCCGAGTCAATGGAGGCTGAGCGAATGGTGTCTGTGCGTCCCAATCTGAACATTCGGAGGGATGCGCTCTCATAGGTGGGACAGCAGCGCTTGTACATTCTGAAAAGTGAACTGACTGAATGAGCTAAACTGATAAAAATGGTTTATCAAAGTAACGAAAAAAGGATGTTAAGAGTTTTACCTGTAGTGTGCCAACTGGAGGGCCATCTGAATAAATGCATCAGGGCTCATCTTCTGCGACTTTGGGAAATTTTTGCCAAAATGGGAGAACACGCTGATTTTCATATCCAAGTCATGAACCATACTGCAAAGAAAGTAAAGAGAAATATTATGCCTTCTCTGATTTGTTCATcagtgtttcttttttttatttaaaaaaaattttctgCTCAAATTaatggaatccattcagccaatctctggTCTgtctgtaccacttttagcattgcATAGCATAATAaattgaatctaattagactATTTGCATCGCGCGCAAAAATGAGTTACGAtacttttcctatttaaaacttgactcttctgtaattaTATTATGTACTAAAACCGACAGAAAATTAGAagtggctaggaactatactgacattccggcgtaataattaaggactttgctgctgtaacttggctgcagcaggcgcaatgatattacgcagtgcccgaattagtcccctgcttttgaaagtaacaaaggggactatttttgggctgtaactctttggttatttttgatcgcgatgctaatggtctaatcagattcaatggattatgctaaaagtggtacagacagaccggagatcagctgaatggataactctaggggaactggaaaataagacttttttttttaaatggggtgtccctttaagtcaGGATTATGCCCTTGACATTTTAGGTAGCTTTTATAAATGTGAGTTTAAAAAGATATATCAGGGcatgttgttttcagtttggacagctcaaACATAAAGTCTTAAGCCTTGTCTGCGAAACCGTTGTTTTGAAGTTGTAGCATATCTGTTTTTGACTACGTAGACATCAGATACAACACAATTCAGAGACAAAATGAGAAATGAGGTTTGGATTTCTGTGTGAAGAGTTTCTCAGCTTCTCACATGTATAGGTTTTGTTTGGCCTCCTCAATGTCCTTCTTGATCTCTGGCGTGATGTTAAAATGAAGTTTCTGGGGCATACGCAGCGGGACCATTGGAGTACGGACCATCTCTGACTTCTTGCTGCACAAATACAACCAGTGGGtaaatgtaaaatctttttggaaaaaaaagattttatatGTATATTCAGTGTTAGATTTACGTGTATTCCACCACATGGTCAAGCAGCGAAATGATAGGTGGCCCTTCAGCAGGAGCGTGTTCATAGATCAACCCACATGTCCCATCCTCTCCAATAATAAACTACAAGGACAGCATTTGGAATAACAGATTAAAGTTGTATAGTTCAGAGTCAGAATGTGCCATATAATGCATGTATTGCATTAGATTAAAACTAAATGCagtaaggggcggtttcccagacagggcttatcccaGTCTCacactaaaatgcatgtttgagttgcctttatttttttaaacatctagccttgacatatcttaacatatatcagtgccattgttttgtctcatgttttttgtaaggtatgtttgtaaaaagtactttaTGTCCTGATAAGGGCATTGACAATaagctaattttccagcttccctagaatTAAACATGTCCTGATAACTAAAGCATGGTCCTGGATTAACCCTGTCTTTGAAACTGCCCATAAATCTCAGATCTCTTCATTTTTTATTGAGGACCATATATATCCGTCTAACCTGCAATGTTTTGTCAAACCAGCGATTCCCACTGTTCCACCTGCTGCCTCCTCCATGCAACATCTGAAATCCAGCTCGAGTCCAGTACATTTCATCAGATTTGTGTGGCATCGGAGCATCCAGGCAGACtgtgaaaatgcttttctgaatAGCTCTTACGGACTCTTCATTGGTCTTATCTGAAAATGACCAAGAGAAAGAATTAAGAATCTTCAatataaaatgcaatataacagACAGTGTTAAACACCATCTGTGCCCACCCTTGATCAGGTTGTTGTAAGCTTTGCCCCAGCTGTTGCGGTGGTTGGAGGTAAGGATGCCAATAGGCTCTTCGTTGGCCTGTAAAGAGGAGTTCCAGATCTTCTCCAGCTGTATGTAAATCTGATCTACAGTCAGTGGTGTGCCATCACTGTTGTATACGTCCAGCACAAAAAACTACAACAACgtaaaaaaagaaatgcaaCAATGCTTATTGATGTACAAATTCACCGGTTATCTTCAGTACAGGAGGTAAGTAACAGAAACTGACCTGAAAGTTGTGCACTACAGTGATATGTTTAGGGGGCTTCTTGTCCAATGCGTAGTTGACCACCGTGTCCCTCTTTGTACCAGGTATGCGGCAGGATGAGAGAACCTGATAGTACTGGTTCATACATAATGGCTTCCCACCCAAAAACTCCACTGGCAAGGTTTcactaataaatatgaaaaaaaaacataatggcTTATAATTGATTTCTCTTGTGAATCACAGCAATTTAAACATACAAGAATGGCACTCACTTGTCAATCATGGTCTTGAAATCTAAAACCCCTGCAATCAATTTTGCTGCATATCTGCAAGGAATAAAGATTTTAGGTAGGATTATTTTAACAGCTATTATAAACACTTCTTGAAGCTGTGATGTGTGCCAGCTTTACTTGGCATATGATACAAGTGCAAGGGGTAAAACTGGCTTCAGGCCAGGACTTTACTGAGAGCAACAACCTGCACTCTTTGAATTGCAAACCATTGCTTGGCGAGAGAGGGTTAGTGTGTACAAAGGTCATCAACTAGAAACAGGTACCACAACATTGCAGTGATGTTAATATGTGTCAGCTTTTGGATTTAATTCAGATGCAAACTTTtgtatttttgcaaaaacctttaTATCATGTGCAATGTCTGAAATGATCAATGGGTACAGACAATACATATATGGATCAAATGTACACCTTGCACTGTACattgctttggattaaagcgttgtttatgtaaattaatCAGTGGGGATAGAAAGGTTAAGTGGCACATACTGTACTAGTAAACTAGTTAGTTTTAAAGAACACAGTGTTTTTACCAACAAAATGACCTGTGTTAAAATTAGTTGACTATTTCTGACCTCATTTGGCCTTGACGATCACTGAACTCTAGACGGGGAAGGACGACCCCAGGACTCGAATGTATAACAACTGGCATCCGATACTCCAAGTAAGCTGTTTGTAACCACCAATCAGAAAGCTACCAGTGGAAAAGTAGGAGATAAAGAGAGACAGGGAGCCAACAAGAAGTTCTTAAAACAGACTGAGCTAAATTTCAACACAACTCTGAGTGTATTTAGATTGTATGTGTAGTATGTAGAAACTTAGTGATATAGTTATGTGCCCAATGACCTTGGGCTCCTAATAAAGCATCACCAACAACCCAATCCTTCTCCACCACACAGATTTACCCAGTTCTCCAACTTCATGGATCGTCGTTCCAGGCCTTTTTGAAGTCTCTCTCCAACACCACCCGGCTTCTGAAACTCCTCCACCAATTTCCGGGTGCAATTCAGTTCCTCTGGGTCTGTGATAGGGTCCAGAATAGCCAGATAGCGATCACATGTTTGTTGCAGGGGTGGCACTGGTAGCTTCGGGAGCCCCTCTTGGTGTGCCAGGTAGCGACCAGTGATCCGAGTCACTGACACTGGCTTTACCAGACTAGAGGGTTTTACCACACCAGTCTTTACCTGCAAATACCCCATGATGATGTCATGTAATTTTTTTCCATCTATTGATCATAAAGATACTGGCACATTAATTTACCTACACAAtccacttttattttttattgagaCGAAAAGTTTGTGCTGTTTTACAGACAGTCAAAGCGTTTGTCTCTGTTAGCAGGCATCATATAGTACCAAAAATGCCATCAGATCTATCACACTCAATCAAATGTACATAAAGTAAATGTACATAAACGTATTGCTGATCTAGTCACACTCATCTATAAAAAACGGGATATATATGTAATCAGATACGAGAAATATGAGTCAGGTTTGCACATGACAGTAAGTATGCAACACAGACTGATGCCTCTGTCATTAGGAACTCAAAAAATGTGTTACAGCTGTCATGAAGACCATAgatgtatacatatctatgaaGAAGACCTTGTACACACTTGTGATTATTACCTACATGCAGTGACGTTGTCAAGTACACACTGCTTTCTAAACTGTCCCAAAGCTAAAAGTAATCGAAACCAAATTGCCTCCATGTTTCCTTTACTGATAACTAGCCCTAGGCACTCGCATTGTCGGTCAGTCCCTAAAAATTAAACTAGGTTTAAAAACTCGGCAAGAACGGAGGTTTACTCACCATCGTCCTGGCCAGATTTCCCAACATAACTTAAGTTCACTAAAACGCCCCCGTATCAGAGAGGTTAGAGAGGAGGGACAGATCTGTTGCGTACTGCTCAGAGTGCACTGGGTTAAACCTTCATTTGAAAACCATCAGCGCCATCGCTACTGCCTTGCTCAATTTCATCGATAGATGGCGTGCAAGTGCAAGTGTGCAAAACAAAAGCCACGCCTAGCCACCTGCTTCTTAAAAAATGGGAATGGTTACATTACTTGACTTTTTTATGCTTTATTAACAACAACAGGTAGCATACAGTGCTATATATCATATAACAGAAACAGGTTActtgacttcatgcagcgctccAGGAACTGACAGTTCGATGAcgtttaagtaccgcgagagcgagtggAGAACTttactcgctctcgcggtacttggACGTTTTTCGCGTACTTCGAGAGCTTTACATTTATCTGCTCTTTTAAAtgtaagaaaatatatttttgatttCACCGTGGCAAGCATTGGAGCAGCGGCAGCTGAAGCGTGGGCTAGGATCCACTAGGGTGGATGCAACTTAATTCTTCAAAAAAAGATAAAGCAGACGCATCACCAGGTTATGGGCTAGAAAAAATACAGCTAGGGCCAAAATCTCGTGAAATCTCGCCGAATGAGCGCTGTTTTCACACTAACCCTTCCCCTCAAACCTACccctaaacacaaaattttaagtaatttagGCCTTAGCTGTATCCTATCCAGGCAAAACCGCTGTTTTCCATTCTAATCACACCCCCCAAACCTTGAGAAGGTCCTCACTgcggaacacaacatccagggggcggggttggatctagatccaactcctcccactttatatactttgttccgccaaatgaaccagtatatttgcgttgttgcaacctgtggtcaccaacgtttgctcttattaatttaagtgtacgtttgattaataatatagttgagaaagattcataatttagaaagtatcaCAGTTAGGTGTAAGAGGAGGTAAGGACACGTTCCCGACagtttgatatcactgaagggatttatttgtacattatcccacttattacacagctattcctatacgagtaaatatataaacttatttatttgatatcttttattagcaaattttaaaaaaaagtaaacctgtttcctaatggctgtaagcaaagacgttaaaacaagttcaaagtccatacaagataaacattcaatttattaatttctaaataacatgccatagcctatatatcttaataattatgcatattaatactgtatccataataggtcttaaactgcatgtggtaagatAACTCGTAGTAGGCTTacccgaaatgttttactccaaagcattatagcaaaaaacttacatttcaccctaaaggcactacttttattgtagtcataagtGAAGTTAGTtattatgtcaaaataataactaAATTTAGTTACGACAAAATGCGGAAATGGTAACGCAGCAACacgtgtatgacgtgtcttgtggtaaaactggcggccaatgggatctctggatcgggatccagctccgcccctggatctaaatccaaccccgccccctggatgtcgtgttctgcagtgaggcgctactgGAAACCTTACCCTAAATCCAACATCTCGCGAGATGTGGCTGTAGCTGTATTCCCTCTAGCCAAAACAGCATCACCCATGGAAACGTgtacagtaggtggcggtagtACTCCAATTGAGTAAGCGGCCAGTAACAGGAcggaaaagaagaagaagaaagagCCAGTGAGAGTCGAACGTGATGTTTTCGTCTTCATATTAAACATGGCGGAGACTGAGCAGCCGTCAGGTAACTTGTTTCAATCATATCTGCATTTAATCACGGATGACTTTAAAGTCAGCATACTAAATAAAACCTACTGATTATGAATTTTATTATAGAGCACATCTGTACCAAATAACGGTGCGCAAGTATCCAGAAAACCGTGTGCACTGTCGTTACGCCTCCTGAAATGAATCGCCTGGAGTCTGACAGCTTCTAACTGTGGCGCATGTTTCGCTTCTTACACATTTGTTTTAAGACCAAATACACTTCTTGATCACTTAATTCACTTAAATAAACACTCGTTACTTTTTAAATAAGTCATGGGCGTTATAATAACGTTAGCTGAGTAACAAACTAACTAAGGCAGCATCACGACCtgttattatgttattattcaTCAGTTTCACTATGTCATATTTAAATATACCATATCCcatgttctctctctctctctctctctctctcacacacatggTATACTGAAGTGTAATTACAAGCATTTAATAAGTGTCAAAGTTTGTTATTTACAATAACATTGAGTTTATGTAAAAAGTCAATATTTTGTTGGCATGACACAGGTGCAAGCGCTCACCTTTTCTTATGATGGCTTCATGCCAGGGAGAATGGCAGAGGTTAACACTGCAAATATTGACTCTTTGCATAGACCTAATGtaattgtaaataaataaataaataactcagACAGAAATATTCATTTGTAAGTCTTTCTCAAAACTTTTGGCCATGGTTGTATATGTAGGGTCTATTTTAACATCCAAAGAAATCTTATTCCCTACTACATCCTATTATCTTAAGTATTTTTAGATAGTGGTTCAGCAATTGAAAACGCAATAAGGTTTTTTTGTAGACAATATTGCCACACATTCATAAACATTTACACTAAATGTTTGCATTTAACACAAAGGTAGCTTTTGCACACACAGAATCAttcatatgttttatcattaataaCACACAGCTATTTACCAATAAATCGAACATTATTAACGCTATACAATTAcagtaaaaataaactattaagTACTGCATCAGATAAAATGtccaaaatatacatttaaactaaTTCATCTATATATGTGTCACTTGAACAGGCTCCTCTCATGAGGATCACAAGTCTCTCAATCCTGCCAGCTTTAAATTCATGGTACCAAAGAAGGAGATCAGTATGGTAACTGATATGGGCAAATGGAAAAGATCACAGGTAAACCATTGTCACAGCCTTTTTCTGCTACCCTTAATGTTAGCAAAATAGTTCATTTTAAGTCTCTTTCACTCCCTGgagtttaacatttaaaatataagcCTGTATTGTTTGACACtcttctttatttttaaatcgAGTCCTGAAAATTATCCCACTATCTCAGTTAACTTGAATCATTACTGCCGTCGCTTTCAAATAAAGCCTTTTTGCTTGTGCATGGTTTTGCTGTTATGTGTAAGTAGGCATATGCAGACTACATTGGATTCATTCTGACCCTGAATGAGGCTGTGAAGAGAAAGAAACTTACATGCGAATACCAGGTGTCTGAGGTGAGTCGTGTTGCTGCTGTATTATTTTTTCTGATATAAAGTGAAGATCAATGGATCAGCGTTTATACATTTGCTTGCATGCTTTTCTTTGCTGCTAGACAGTGGAGAAGTTACTCACATTGTTGGGGACATTGGATCGCTGGATTGATGAGACGCCACCAGTAGACCAGCCTTCTCGCTTCGGAAATAAAGCTTTCCGCACTTGGTATGCCAAACTAGACCAGGTAAGCAGACAGTTTGTGACCTGGGTTATACATAATTAGGTCATTTTTAACTTAGTGTTTTCTGTGTACTATATAAATGGCCAGTGTTTGCAGAGTAGCATTCACTACCCTGCAAATTCAAGTCAAAATTTACACCACTAAAACCAGTCCGATCCTAAACAGTCAGACGTGGGGAAGCAATGCATACATTTCAGTGCAACATTTCATTTAGAGAACTGGTTATGCATGCAATTTTGCAAAAGCACTGTTACCGTTTCAGAGCAGTTGGTTACTTTTCTGTGCAGGAGGCAGAGTCTCTGGTCACTGCCGTTCTCCCATCAGAACAGCATGATGCGGCTCCAGAGATAGCTGTGTACCTGAAAGAGTCTGTAGGGAACTCCACCAGGATTGATTATGGCACAGGTTAGTTTGTGTATATACAATACATGTAACTCAATTAGACTGAACACTCACAACTAATACACTTTCAGAAGTATTTTAGTTTTGTTTGGGAATGGTGTGCCCCAGTGTACTTATGATAATATCTAAAGGTCATTGTAAACAGTTTTTCTACTAAACGCCCACTAGGGGGTGCTGTGGCAACACCAATTTGATTGAGACCCACCGGTTTGATGAGGCTGCAATGTGCCTGTATTAAATACTATTGTTTTATTATACTCCTTGAGCTCTTATTTAGCTGTTAATTACATTTCAGTGCTATGTATAAAAAGTGGCCATTGCTGTGTTATTTGTGGCATGTTTGGAAAAAACGTGATTGTGCATGCAGGTCACGAGGCTGCGTTTGCTGCATTCCTCTGCTGTCTCTGTAAGGTGGGAGCCCTGCGCCCAGACGACCAGTTGGCCATCATATTTAAAGTGTTTGACAAGTTGGTGGATTTTCCTATTTCCTGTCATCACATAACATCCGTTAAGCATAGCATTGCTGATATTTACATGTTAAACACTAAATGTctatttaaaatgcttttacaATATAGTTTCAGCATATTATGGTCGATGATTTGAAGGTGAATTGTGTTAAACCTATTTGCCCCATAACAAGCAATGCGATCCGGTTTGCATAGGTATCTCAGATTGATGCGCAAACTGCAAAAAACGTATAGGATGGAGCCAGCAGGAAGCCAGGGTGTGTGGGGTCTTGACGACTTTCAGTTTATTCCCTTCATATGGGGAAGCTCACAGCTTATAGGTAACAATTTCATCCTAATTTAACAatgattaattattaattattgtgAATTGCTGCTTTGGTAATGCCTTCTGTTTTAATCTTTAATAAGAGCTTAGCTTAATATGTTTTTGTAAGTACAATTTAATTATGGCCATTATCGGGGACAACCCTCTAAGATACCGCTAGGTATCCTACTCATAGGGCCCAAGAGAATTGTAACCCTTCCTGAGAAAATAAATTGTGTTTTGGTTGGTCAAATCTTGATTTGATATTGATTGCTGTGAACATAAGGAAAGGGAGACACCTGGTGGTCACCTTGAGTAACTATGCTGTGTTTATTTACCTATTGTGCGTTAGACCACCCCACCCTGGAGCCCAAGCACTTTGTGGAGGAGAAAGTTGTAAATGAGAACCATCAAGactacatgttttttgagtGCATTAAATTCATCAATGAGGTGTGTATGACTTGGCAACCATTGTTGATTTAAATAAGCTTATTCATTCAAACAAGCACACAATAGCCCTTCATGCAAGTTCTTGCAACATCTAATTTTA
Coding sequences within it:
- the ptpa gene encoding serine/threonine-protein phosphatase 2A activator, whose amino-acid sequence is MAETEQPSGSSHEDHKSLNPASFKFMVPKKEISMVTDMGKWKRSQAYADYIGFILTLNEAVKRKKLTCEYQVSETVEKLLTLLGTLDRWIDETPPVDQPSRFGNKAFRTWYAKLDQEAESLVTAVLPSEQHDAAPEIAVYLKESVGNSTRIDYGTGHEAAFAAFLCCLCKVGALRPDDQLAIIFKVFDKYLRLMRKLQKTYRMEPAGSQGVWGLDDFQFIPFIWGSSQLIDHPTLEPKHFVEEKVVNENHQDYMFFECIKFINEMKTGPFAEHSNQLWNISDVPSWSKVNQGLIRMYKAECLEKFPVIQHFKFGSLLSIQPVKP
- the crata gene encoding carnitine O-acetyltransferase, with protein sequence MLGNLARTMVKTGVVKPSSLVKPVSVTRITGRYLAHQEGLPKLPVPPLQQTCDRYLAILDPITDPEELNCTRKLVEEFQKPGGVGERLQKGLERRSMKLENWLSDWWLQTAYLEYRMPVVIHSSPGVVLPRLEFSDRQGQMRYAAKLIAGVLDFKTMIDNETLPVEFLGGKPLCMNQYYQVLSSCRIPGTKRDTVVNYALDKKPPKHITVVHNFQFFVLDVYNSDGTPLTVDQIYIQLEKIWNSSLQANEEPIGILTSNHRNSWGKAYNNLIKDKTNEESVRAIQKSIFTVCLDAPMPHKSDEMYWTRAGFQMLHGGGSRWNSGNRWFDKTLQFIIGEDGTCGLIYEHAPAEGPPIISLLDHVVEYTKKSEMVRTPMVPLRMPQKLHFNITPEIKKDIEEAKQNLYIMVHDLDMKISVFSHFGKNFPKSQKMSPDAFIQMALQLAHYRMYKRCCPTYESASLRMFRLGRTDTIRSASIDSARFVKAMDDSTKQNTEKVALLEKAIKAHRDYTDMAIRGQAIDRHLLGLKLQATEDLSALPEVFMDPSYAASLHYKLSTSQVPAKTNCVMCFGPVVQDGYGVCYNPKDSHINFAVSAFNSCQDTNAALMAQALENALLDMKTLLEQTPKAKL